In the genome of Mycobacterium kansasii ATCC 12478, one region contains:
- the metG gene encoding methionine--tRNA ligase: MQPYYVTTAIAYPNAAPHVGHAYEYIATDAIARFKRLDGFDVRFLTGTDEHGLKVAQAAAAAGVPTAQLARRNSDVFQRMQEALNISFDRFIRTTDPDHYAASQEIWRRMEAAGDLYLDNYSGWYSVRDERFFVESETQLVDGTRIAIETGTPVTWTEEQTYFFRLSAYADKLLAHYHAHPDFIAPEVRRNEVISFVSGGLKDLSVSRTSFNWGVPVPEHPDHVMYVWVDALTNYLTGAGYPDTGSESFRRYWPADLHMIGKDIIRFHAVYWPAFLMSAGIELPRKVFAHGFLHNRGEKMSKSVGNVIDPVALIQAYGVDQVRYFLLREVPFGQDGSYSDEAIVTRINTDLANELGNLAQRSLSMVAKNLGGVVPEPGEFCDADTELLATADGLLDRVRAHFDRQAMHLALEAIWLMLGDANKYFSTQQPWVLRKSESEADQARFRTTLYTTCEVVRIAALLVQPVMPESAAKMLDLLGQPDDRRAFSAVGTRLAPGTQLPPPTGVFPRYQPPSEVE, encoded by the coding sequence TTGCAGCCCTATTACGTCACCACCGCGATCGCGTATCCCAACGCTGCGCCGCATGTGGGTCACGCATACGAATACATCGCCACCGACGCAATCGCCCGGTTCAAGCGACTCGACGGCTTCGACGTGCGCTTCCTGACCGGTACCGACGAACACGGCCTGAAGGTGGCGCAGGCCGCCGCGGCCGCGGGCGTGCCGACCGCACAGCTTGCCCGGCGCAATTCCGACGTCTTCCAGCGCATGCAGGAGGCGCTGAACATCTCCTTCGACCGGTTCATCCGCACCACCGACCCCGACCACTACGCGGCGTCGCAGGAGATCTGGCGCCGGATGGAGGCCGCCGGTGATCTCTACCTGGACAACTACTCCGGCTGGTACTCGGTGCGCGACGAGCGGTTTTTCGTCGAGTCGGAGACCCAACTCGTCGACGGCACCCGGATCGCCATCGAGACCGGCACCCCGGTGACCTGGACCGAGGAGCAGACCTACTTCTTCCGGCTGTCGGCCTACGCCGACAAGCTGCTGGCCCACTACCACGCCCACCCCGACTTCATCGCACCCGAGGTACGGCGTAACGAGGTGATCAGCTTCGTGTCCGGCGGCCTCAAAGACCTGTCGGTGTCGCGGACGTCGTTCAACTGGGGCGTGCCTGTGCCGGAGCATCCGGACCACGTCATGTACGTCTGGGTGGACGCGTTGACCAACTACCTGACCGGCGCCGGCTACCCGGATACCGGCTCGGAGTCGTTCCGCCGCTACTGGCCCGCCGACCTGCACATGATCGGCAAGGACATCATCAGGTTCCACGCCGTCTACTGGCCGGCCTTCCTGATGTCGGCGGGCATCGAGTTACCGCGAAAGGTGTTCGCCCACGGGTTCTTACACAATCGCGGCGAGAAGATGAGCAAGTCGGTGGGCAACGTTATCGACCCGGTGGCACTGATCCAGGCATACGGCGTGGATCAGGTCCGCTACTTCCTGTTGCGGGAGGTGCCGTTCGGGCAGGACGGCAGTTACAGCGACGAGGCCATCGTCACCCGGATCAACACCGATCTGGCCAATGAGCTCGGCAACTTGGCCCAGCGCTCGTTGTCGATGGTTGCCAAGAACCTGGGCGGGGTGGTGCCCGAACCCGGGGAGTTCTGTGATGCCGACACCGAGTTGCTGGCGACGGCTGACGGGTTGTTGGATCGGGTGCGGGCCCACTTCGACCGTCAGGCAATGCATCTGGCGCTGGAGGCGATCTGGCTGATGCTCGGCGACGCCAACAAGTACTTTTCGACACAGCAGCCGTGGGTGCTGCGCAAGAGCGAGTCCGAGGCCGACCAGGCGAGGTTTCGCACCACGCTCTACACCACCTGCGAGGTGGTTCGCATCGCAGCGCTATTGGTGCAGCCCGTCATGCCGGAGTCCGCTGCCAAGATGCTGGACCTGCTCGGCCAACCCGACGACCGGCGGGCGTTCAGCGCAGTGGGCACCCGGCTCGCGCCGGGGACCCAACTGCCGCCGCCCACAGGGGTTTTCCCGCGTTACCAGCCGCCTTCCGAAGTCGAGTGA
- a CDS encoding PAS sensor domain-containing protein translates to MIALQQLPALVVLERIPVPVLATGDDGSILFTNTAFAQMVGRDPDEVLSLRFHEIFHQCPDSASSTLSFVHALANMVVELAHKDGSVVRALMSRSAVRRADDNFALAVFQDLTEQLWEEER, encoded by the coding sequence ATGATCGCCTTGCAGCAGTTGCCTGCGCTGGTCGTTCTGGAGCGGATTCCGGTCCCCGTACTCGCCACCGGAGATGACGGCAGCATCCTGTTCACCAACACGGCATTCGCCCAGATGGTGGGCCGTGACCCGGACGAGGTGCTGTCGCTGCGGTTCCACGAGATCTTCCATCAGTGCCCGGACTCGGCATCGTCGACGCTGTCATTCGTGCATGCACTGGCCAACATGGTCGTCGAGTTGGCCCACAAGGACGGCTCGGTGGTGCGAGCGCTGATGAGCAGGTCGGCCGTGCGACGTGCAGACGACAATTTTGCTCTCGCGGTGTTTCAGGATCTGACCGAACAACTGTGGGAAGAGGAGCGCTGA
- a CDS encoding TetR/AcrR family transcriptional regulator: protein MARQVRSEITRRKILDAAVDVFGEAGYAAAGWGTIIDRTGMTKGALYHHFDSKEALASAIIEEGSEALLGAFRNVCGSASPALENMIHGTFAVAHLLSVDKVARAAEQLTAVLAGFNAAAAHFFSAGVGEMAEQARRAIAEGDLRDDVDPELVSESIVGATFGMRLQANALSGPGANGYGVESPAERLGQLWGLLLPGMTVETSLPYFREFLAREAMRSRQ from the coding sequence ATGGCACGCCAGGTTCGATCCGAGATAACCCGGCGAAAGATCCTCGATGCCGCCGTCGACGTCTTCGGCGAGGCCGGATACGCGGCCGCCGGGTGGGGCACGATCATCGATCGGACGGGCATGACCAAAGGTGCCCTGTATCACCACTTTGATTCCAAGGAAGCGCTGGCGTCGGCGATTATCGAGGAAGGGTCCGAAGCGCTTCTCGGCGCATTTCGCAACGTTTGCGGGTCGGCGTCACCCGCCCTGGAGAATATGATTCACGGCACCTTCGCCGTCGCGCACCTGCTCAGCGTCGACAAGGTGGCCCGCGCGGCCGAGCAGCTAACCGCCGTCCTTGCCGGATTCAACGCCGCGGCTGCGCATTTCTTCAGCGCGGGAGTCGGCGAGATGGCCGAGCAGGCCCGGCGGGCAATTGCCGAAGGCGATCTCCGGGACGACGTCGACCCCGAACTGGTCAGCGAGTCGATTGTCGGCGCGACGTTCGGGATGCGGCTGCAAGCCAATGCGTTATCCGGACCCGGCGCCAACGGGTACGGGGTCGAGAGCCCCGCCGAGCGATTGGGTCAACTGTGGGGACTTCTGCTACCTGGCATGACGGTTGAAACGTCGCTGCCCTACTTCCGGGAATTCCTTGCTCGCGAGGCGATGCGTAGCCGCCAGTGA
- a CDS encoding TetR/AcrR family transcriptional regulator encodes MNSSAQTTTDSTSGRADTTRQQILQAAAHQFARRAYHDVGLDDILAAAQLTKGAMYFHFRSKHALAVAIIEQHTAAGRGVVEELLARQLSGLETLVDFVYLIAVRDISQDMDRAASNLLGSVGRTEGLQTKLLDGWIEALASVVRRAIVEGDVAEGCDPQDVGRLIVSIYMGLRQASDLDAPERFLRDLEKSWLLVLRGIAQPDRVDYFTQFIARRTVLAIRSATALVAPD; translated from the coding sequence ATGAATTCTTCGGCTCAGACCACGACCGACTCGACGAGCGGGCGAGCGGACACCACGCGCCAACAGATTCTGCAGGCCGCCGCGCATCAGTTCGCCCGGCGCGCGTACCACGACGTCGGGCTCGACGACATCCTCGCGGCGGCCCAGCTCACCAAGGGTGCGATGTATTTCCACTTCCGGTCCAAGCACGCGCTGGCGGTGGCCATCATCGAGCAACACACCGCCGCCGGCCGGGGTGTCGTCGAGGAGCTGCTGGCCAGGCAGCTTTCCGGCCTGGAGACGCTGGTCGACTTCGTTTATCTGATCGCCGTCCGCGACATCAGTCAGGACATGGACAGGGCGGCCTCGAATCTGCTCGGCTCGGTCGGCCGAACGGAAGGCCTGCAGACGAAATTGTTGGACGGCTGGATCGAAGCCCTGGCGAGTGTGGTGCGGCGGGCGATCGTCGAAGGTGACGTGGCCGAAGGATGCGACCCGCAAGACGTTGGCCGCCTCATCGTGTCGATCTACATGGGTTTGCGGCAGGCCAGCGACCTGGATGCGCCGGAGCGGTTTCTTCGCGATCTGGAAAAGAGCTGGTTGCTGGTGCTGAGGGGCATCGCCCAGCCGGACAGAGTGGACTACTTCACGCAATTCATCGCGCGGCGGACCGTGCTGGCCATCCGCTCGGCAACGGCGCTGGTGGCACCCGATTGA